The Streptomyces cyanogenus DNA segment CCGTCGTCCAGCGCCTGGTGGACTCGATCGCCCTCGTCAGCGACGACGAGATCGTCACCGCGATGCGTTTCGCCTTCGAGCGGCTGAAGATCGTCCTGGAGCCCAGCGGCGCCACGCCCCTGGCCGCCCTGCTGGCCGGACGCGTCACCGACCCGCCGCGGCGGATCGGCGTCATCGCGTCCGGCGGCAACATCGACGTCGACCGCTTCACCACGCTCACGAAGCGCCCGGGCCAAGGGTGAGGCGGGTGCAGTACCCGGTGCCCGGCATGCGGTCCCGGCGTCATCGGTCGAGGGTGCCCTCCGCGTGCTCCGGGTCGCCGGCGCCGGGCAGTGCCTCAGGCCACGCCGGGTCGGTCGGCGGGGTCCGGCGGTGCCGTACGGCCGAGTCGCGGAGCCGCATGGTCGCCTGGGCGAGGTAGGGGCTGTCCGCGAGCCAGCGCAACGCGTCGTCGCGCACGGGGTCGTGACTCGCCGTCGCGGGACTCGCCGACCCGGAATTCGGCATCGTCTCCGCCGCGGGGTCCGGGAGGGAGGAGCGGCCGGTGAGCCGCGTGGTGAGGTTCCACAGGAGGCTGGTCTTGCCGGTGCCGGGTTCCCCAGGGGTCTCCGGCTCACCGAGCTCGTCGTCGCCTCCCTGGTCCGGGCCCGGGTCCAGTCCTGGTGCGCCCGCCTGAACCACCGGAACTGACGCCCACGGGCCGGGCGGCGGCACGAGGACGGCTCCGCGTCGGCGCCGGGCTCGACGCGGAGCCTGCCGGCGGCGGGGTCGCACGCGGTCTCGGCCGCCGGCTCCCGGAGGGTCGCGCGGTGAGCGGCGCTGCGATCACGGGTCCGGCCCGTGCCGCGCCGGCGGGACGGCCGGGGCTACGGCTACGCCCTTGCCCGCCGGTGGAAATAGACTTGATCCAGGTCTTGTACCGCGGCCCCCGGCAGGCGCTGAACGGCAGGAGTGAGGACCATGGCTCTGTTCCTCGCCTCGCACTGGGAGAACGGCTGGGCCGTGATGGAGATCAAAGGGGCCCTGGACACCGGCACCGGCCGGGAGCTGTGCGACTTCGTGGCCGCCGTCACCGCGAAGCACCGCCACCTGCTCAACCTGATCGTCGACCTGACCGAGCTGACCTGGGCGGATGCCGGCGGCCTCGGCGCCCTCCTGTCCGTCCGCGCCCTGCTGGACGACGACCAGGGGGAACTGCGCCTGGTATGCCCCGAAGGGCGGGTGGAGCGGCTCCTGCACACCAGCGGGCTCGCCGAGGCCCTCGCCGTCCATCCCTCCCTCGACGCCGCCCTGGCAGCGCCCCGCACGTCACTCACCGACCGCACCGGGGGTGCCGTGCAGTGATCACCGAACCCGCGGACTCCCGGCCGGAGGTGTCCGGCACGTCCCCGTGCCCGTGCGGCACACATCGGTCAGCGCTCACGGTGTGACCTGCGGCATTGCCGACGAAAGCGGGCAGCTCACACGATGAGCGGACGACGGGCGTCACGGAAGGCGGCTCCTCATGGGTGATCATGTGCATGTGCGGCTCAGCCAGGGGCTGAGCGTGTCCGAAGAGGGGGAACTGGTCGAGTACTCGCGCTGCCGCTGCGGTGCCACCTGGACCAAGGTCTTCGACACCGACGGCGGGGAGCCGGAGGACCCGAGCCGATCCTGACTCCGCGCGGAATTCCTGCCCTGCCCCTGCGCCTCACCCGGACAGCCGAACCGCCTGAAAAGCACCCCCGTGCCTGCGCCGGCGCGGAGAAGGCCGGGCGCCGGCACCGTTCCTGCCCGAGCGCGGGCACGCTCCCGGCGGGCGATCTTGGCGCGGGTCTCGCAGGATGGGCGCGGTTGCTCGGCCGCCGGCTCACGGCCGGCCGGGTGGCCGTACTCCTGCGCGGCTGAACGCCGCCCGATCCCCGCAGGGAGCAGCCCCCATGGCGATGACGCAAACCTTGGTACCGGCGCTGGAGGATGCCCAGCATGCCCATGCCGCAGCGCGCGACCGACTACGGGCGGATGCGGAGGCCGCCCCGCCCGGCCCCCACCGGCAGATGCTGCAACGCCAGGCCGACGACCTGCAGGACCAGCTGCACAGCATCGAACTACACCTCCGCGGGCTGCGGCCCCGCGGCCTGCTCGGCGGCGTGACGGACATGGCGCGGTTCGCCGCCCGCACCACGGTGAGGACGGTCACGCTCCCGCTGGCCCTCGGGCAGAGGGCCGTGGCGGGCGTGATGCGCGGCCGGGGGCCGTCCGACGAGCGGCAGCTGCTGAAGAACACCGAGGCGGAGTACGCCGCCGCGGCCCGGGCCCTCGCGACCACCCAGGCCGGCGAGGTCCTCGCCGACCAGGCTCAGGACCGCGTCACCCTCGACCTGTTTCTGGAGATGCGCCACCACGACCGGGAGCTGCTGGCCCAGCTGGAGGACAGCCTCGCCCGCCAGGCACGGGCCGTGGCCGCCGCCGGCGACAGTTTCCGCGTGGAACAGACGGCGAACGGCGGCCTCGCCCACCGGGCCACCCGCCCGCTGCTGGCCGTCGCCGACCTGCTGCGCCACGCGGCGCGCCCCGG contains these protein-coding regions:
- a CDS encoding STAS domain-containing protein codes for the protein MALFLASHWENGWAVMEIKGALDTGTGRELCDFVAAVTAKHRHLLNLIVDLTELTWADAGGLGALLSVRALLDDDQGELRLVCPEGRVERLLHTSGLAEALAVHPSLDAALAAPRTSLTDRTGGAVQ